In one Limosilactobacillus oris genomic region, the following are encoded:
- a CDS encoding TIM-barrel domain-containing protein produces the protein MTNRLTGYQNAAPKVTLEYADGRQLLLDVYTNEIIRVFMNRGRATNSYAIEGDKHHKTSYTVDDKGDHIELRTPSLIVKAYDNCKVDFYDGDGNPLVMDYRGQRQPLPNDLDEEHQSTVLAEGHDINLLDKTNDHYYEVIKSMSPDEQFYGLGDKPAFLNKRGYDYDNWNVDFGQVHNESVKGIYKSIPIMYGLKNGHPYGLFFDNTYKSHFDLGKESENYYYYSATDGNVDYYVLGGHSLKDVVANYTYLTGVTPLPQKWVLGYQQSRWGYSTSDDRVAKIADGFEKYHLPIDVIHLDIDYMRGYRDFTWDTTKFKNPKQFVAEMRKRGIRLMPILDAGVKQDKDGYDIYKEGIEKGYFVENPDGTVFVGRVWPGDAVFPDFGRPEVRNWWAKHVKFFADVGACGVWNDMDEPASFDGELPTDLIFHDGEQKTTHTRMHNVFGHLQAQAAYEGMKAATGKRPYIITRAAYAGTQKYSTIWTGDNQSIWSHLQLAIPQLNSQGMSGFAIAGTDIGGFQKDTTPELLTRWLEASLFVPLFRNHAEMGTRYQEPWSFDRQTLDTYRDYLNLRYRFVPFLYDQLRHETESGLPVMRPLVLNYDQDPAVRQINDEYMVGTSILVAPIVNQGADKRLVYLPAGKWLDFWNNAEYSGQQTIMVNAPLEKLPLFIKKDTILPWGNKVKHISDEPEKVMTFRLFGDCGAYKHYQDNGLDFKYQEGEYNEYYVEVANDGQVAVKLNKHGYQPTYERVYVETDRGRFEFDYDDSNEDYRLVK, from the coding sequence ATGACAAATCGCTTAACAGGCTATCAAAACGCGGCACCAAAGGTAACGTTGGAGTACGCCGATGGCCGCCAGCTGTTATTAGACGTTTACACGAACGAAATTATCCGGGTCTTCATGAACCGGGGACGTGCAACTAATTCGTATGCGATTGAAGGGGACAAGCACCATAAGACTAGCTATACCGTGGATGACAAGGGCGATCATATTGAACTCCGCACGCCCAGTTTGATTGTCAAGGCTTATGACAACTGCAAGGTTGACTTTTATGACGGCGACGGCAATCCACTGGTGATGGACTACCGGGGACAGCGGCAACCACTGCCCAACGACCTCGATGAAGAACACCAATCGACGGTCCTTGCTGAGGGGCACGATATTAACCTGCTGGACAAGACGAACGACCACTACTACGAAGTTATTAAGTCAATGAGCCCGGACGAGCAGTTTTATGGACTGGGTGACAAGCCAGCCTTCTTAAACAAGCGGGGCTATGACTATGATAACTGGAACGTCGACTTCGGCCAGGTTCATAACGAGTCGGTTAAGGGCATCTACAAGTCCATCCCCATTATGTACGGTCTGAAGAATGGTCATCCCTATGGCCTCTTCTTTGACAATACCTACAAGAGCCACTTCGACCTCGGTAAGGAGAGCGAAAACTACTATTACTACTCCGCCACTGACGGAAACGTGGACTACTACGTCTTGGGCGGTCACTCCCTAAAGGACGTTGTTGCCAACTACACCTACTTGACGGGGGTGACGCCGCTGCCGCAGAAGTGGGTCCTGGGTTATCAGCAATCTCGCTGGGGCTACAGCACCAGTGATGACCGGGTCGCCAAAATTGCGGACGGCTTTGAAAAGTACCACCTGCCGATTGACGTCATCCACCTCGATATTGACTACATGCGGGGCTACCGCGACTTTACCTGGGACACGACTAAGTTTAAGAATCCCAAGCAGTTTGTTGCCGAGATGAGGAAGCGGGGAATTCGGTTAATGCCGATCCTCGATGCCGGTGTTAAGCAGGATAAGGACGGCTATGATATTTACAAGGAGGGGATTGAGAAGGGCTACTTCGTCGAAAATCCTGACGGGACCGTCTTTGTCGGGCGGGTTTGGCCCGGTGATGCGGTCTTCCCTGACTTTGGGCGGCCTGAGGTTCGCAACTGGTGGGCTAAGCACGTCAAGTTCTTCGCTGACGTGGGCGCCTGTGGGGTTTGGAATGACATGGACGAACCAGCGTCCTTTGATGGTGAGTTGCCGACGGACCTGATTTTCCATGATGGTGAACAGAAGACCACCCATACCCGGATGCACAACGTCTTTGGCCACCTCCAAGCACAGGCGGCCTACGAAGGGATGAAGGCGGCCACTGGCAAGCGGCCGTACATCATCACCCGGGCAGCCTACGCCGGGACGCAGAAGTATTCGACCATTTGGACCGGGGACAACCAGTCGATTTGGTCCCACCTGCAACTAGCGATTCCCCAATTGAACAGCCAGGGGATGAGCGGCTTTGCGATTGCCGGGACGGACATCGGGGGCTTCCAAAAGGACACGACGCCTGAGTTACTGACCCGGTGGCTGGAAGCATCCCTCTTCGTGCCGCTCTTCCGGAACCACGCCGAGATGGGGACCCGCTACCAGGAACCATGGTCCTTTGACCGGCAAACGCTTGACACTTACCGCGACTACCTGAACCTGCGCTACCGCTTCGTCCCGTTCCTCTACGACCAGTTGCGGCACGAAACCGAATCTGGCCTGCCAGTAATGCGGCCGTTAGTTTTGAACTATGACCAGGACCCAGCAGTGCGGCAGATTAACGATGAGTACATGGTTGGCACGAGCATTTTGGTTGCCCCAATCGTCAACCAGGGGGCTGATAAGCGGCTAGTTTACCTGCCAGCGGGCAAGTGGCTGGACTTCTGGAATAATGCCGAATACTCTGGTCAACAGACGATTATGGTCAACGCACCATTGGAAAAACTACCGCTCTTCATTAAGAAGGACACAATCCTGCCATGGGGCAACAAGGTTAAGCACATCAGCGACGAGCCAGAAAAGGTCATGACCTTCCGCCTGTTCGGGGACTGTGGTGCATACAAGCACTACCAGGATAACGGCTTGGACTTCAAGTACCAGGAGGGTGAGTACAACGAGTACTACGTCGAGGTTGCCAATGATGGTCAGGTTGCCGTTAAACTGAACAAGCATGGCTATCAGCCAACCTATGAGCGGGTCTACGTTGAAACCGATCGTGGTCGCTTTGAATTCGATTATGACGACAGCAATGAGGACTACCGACTGGTGAAGTAA
- the tpiA gene encoding triose-phosphate isomerase codes for MRKPFIAANWKMHKNVAESVDFVNQIKGQLPDPAKVEVGIAPQAFALYSMAQAAGKSGLKIIAQNAAAEYNGPFTGELSLRGLRDLGTDYVMLGHIERRRLFGEDNETVNRKVNAALQMGITPIICTDETMVQKEVNGEIHYVFQQLMSVLRGVSLDQIRNVVISYEPSWAVGAGQHANVALAEEGCRTIRRTIADNYTYEIADKIRILYGGSVNPDNIKELMAKPDIDGVLIGRASLDVDNFLKMVNYMEDEESKK; via the coding sequence ATGCGAAAACCATTCATTGCTGCTAACTGGAAGATGCACAAAAACGTCGCGGAATCCGTTGACTTTGTAAACCAGATCAAGGGGCAGCTGCCTGATCCGGCAAAGGTTGAAGTCGGCATTGCGCCACAGGCATTTGCCCTATACAGCATGGCCCAAGCTGCCGGTAAGTCTGGCCTCAAGATTATCGCCCAGAATGCCGCGGCGGAGTACAACGGTCCCTTTACCGGTGAGCTGAGTCTCCGGGGACTGCGAGATCTTGGGACGGATTATGTTATGCTGGGCCACATCGAACGCCGCCGGTTATTCGGTGAGGATAATGAAACGGTCAACCGCAAGGTCAACGCGGCTTTGCAAATGGGAATCACACCGATTATCTGTACCGATGAAACGATGGTGCAAAAGGAAGTCAATGGCGAGATTCACTATGTATTTCAGCAGCTGATGAGCGTTTTGCGCGGGGTTTCTCTCGACCAAATTCGCAACGTCGTGATTTCCTATGAACCAAGCTGGGCGGTTGGTGCCGGTCAGCACGCCAACGTGGCCCTGGCCGAAGAAGGCTGTCGGACGATTCGCCGGACCATCGCAGACAACTATACTTATGAGATTGCCGATAAAATCCGGATCCTGTACGGAGGAAGCGTCAATCCTGATAACATTAAGGAGCTCATGGCCAAGCCCGACATTGATGGGGTCCTAATTGGCCGGGCCAGCCTGGATGTTGACAATTTCTTAAAAATGGTCAACTATATGGAAGACGAAGAAAGTAAGAAGTAG
- a CDS encoding chloride channel protein codes for MEEKNSGWGLAVTTIILGTIVGTSSLLLSVLLDLTEHVFLHFRESNLVPVDISAGPGRRFLSVLVGGIVAAIIWYFLQRKYHPVSIAKALDGKTMPLGKTFVHVCTQIFFVGTGNSIGRELAPREAGAAIAQKWTRATHRYPWLYLNREDQKMLIAAAAGAGFAGVYIAPITGAVFCIELLYKKVNARVVAVSMTMSVIATLIGSIVKGYEPYYLVGSQHYGLQLLPLVIILGILNGAAGTFFKAGVKLASKHRAVTKNVLVQLPLLAVLAGGVASFYPQVMGNGRGLAQLAMNANTSRQALLLLLFGLVAKVAITLGTIKCGGYGGILTPSIAAGAVIGVFAGVVYTSLVPGITLAQTAVLGAACFLAASQQAPLMAMFMLFEVCHLNYTALLPLALGVALAISTSKTLQKRFTY; via the coding sequence ATGGAAGAGAAAAACAGTGGTTGGGGGCTGGCTGTGACCACGATCATCTTAGGAACGATTGTTGGTACCAGCTCGCTTCTCCTAAGCGTGCTGCTGGATTTGACCGAGCACGTTTTCCTCCACTTTCGGGAAAGCAACCTAGTGCCGGTTGACATCAGCGCGGGACCTGGGCGGCGATTCTTGTCGGTCTTAGTGGGGGGAATCGTCGCGGCCATTATTTGGTACTTCCTCCAGCGCAAGTACCACCCGGTTAGCATTGCGAAGGCTTTGGACGGCAAGACGATGCCGTTAGGGAAAACGTTCGTCCACGTCTGCACCCAGATTTTCTTCGTGGGAACTGGAAATTCGATTGGACGCGAACTGGCGCCACGGGAAGCCGGGGCGGCCATTGCGCAGAAGTGGACCCGAGCTACTCACCGCTACCCCTGGCTTTACTTAAACCGCGAAGACCAAAAGATGCTGATTGCTGCCGCGGCGGGTGCGGGGTTCGCCGGGGTCTATATCGCCCCGATTACTGGAGCGGTCTTTTGCATCGAACTGCTCTACAAGAAGGTTAACGCCCGGGTGGTGGCGGTCAGTATGACCATGTCAGTGATTGCGACCTTGATTGGGTCGATTGTTAAGGGCTATGAACCGTACTACCTGGTGGGGAGCCAGCACTACGGTCTCCAGCTCCTTCCCCTGGTAATAATCCTGGGAATCCTCAATGGGGCCGCCGGAACGTTCTTTAAGGCGGGCGTCAAGCTGGCAAGCAAGCACCGGGCAGTCACGAAAAACGTCCTGGTCCAGCTCCCCTTGTTAGCGGTGCTAGCTGGGGGCGTTGCCAGCTTCTATCCCCAGGTGATGGGAAATGGCCGGGGACTGGCCCAGCTGGCGATGAACGCGAATACCAGCCGTCAGGCGTTACTGCTCCTGCTCTTTGGACTGGTTGCGAAGGTCGCGATTACCCTCGGGACCATTAAGTGCGGGGGCTATGGTGGAATCCTAACTCCTTCCATTGCTGCTGGAGCGGTGATTGGGGTCTTTGCCGGGGTCGTTTATACCTCTCTGGTTCCCGGTATTACCCTGGCTCAGACGGCGGTCCTCGGTGCTGCCTGCTTTTTAGCGGCGTCCCAGCAGGCGCCCTTGATGGCAATGTTCATGCTATTCGAAGTTTGCCACTTGAACTATACCGCGTTGCTGCCGCTGGCCCTGGGGGTGGCGTTGGCTATCAGCACAAGTAAGACCCTCCAAAAACGATTTACCTATTGA
- a CDS encoding phosphatase PAP2 family protein, with protein MINSKRLLIGGSVCWLGFLIFMLAYLHGRAWLKSYDTFGYQLTQPATPAKTAFLRGLTTLGEPAVLGGATIALMLYLWWRRQIGDSMWYGAVNFIGGLLLFAVKHMVLRPRPSHQLVSIGGYSFPSGHTFGMTVFVLTVVALLWPHLQHRWERWLLALLAAIIILAIMDSRVYLRVHYASDVTAGLLLAAGWFMLATALRPHLHKWLIEPITTYPD; from the coding sequence ATGATAAATAGCAAACGACTACTAATCGGCGGCAGTGTCTGCTGGCTAGGCTTCTTGATTTTCATGCTTGCCTACTTGCACGGCCGCGCTTGGCTCAAAAGCTACGACACTTTCGGCTATCAACTCACCCAGCCTGCCACCCCCGCCAAAACAGCGTTCCTACGAGGACTGACCACGTTAGGTGAACCAGCCGTCCTCGGTGGCGCTACGATTGCCCTAATGCTTTATTTATGGTGGCGCCGGCAGATTGGTGATAGCATGTGGTACGGGGCGGTCAATTTTATTGGCGGCTTGCTGCTCTTTGCAGTCAAGCATATGGTTCTCCGCCCCCGGCCGTCCCACCAGCTGGTCAGCATTGGCGGTTATAGTTTTCCCAGCGGCCACACCTTTGGGATGACTGTCTTTGTCCTGACGGTGGTGGCCCTGCTCTGGCCACACCTCCAGCACCGTTGGGAGCGCTGGCTATTAGCTTTACTAGCCGCCATAATCATTCTGGCAATCATGGATAGCCGGGTCTACTTACGGGTCCACTATGCTAGCGACGTCACCGCCGGTCTGCTCTTGGCAGCCGGCTGGTTCATGCTCGCCACAGCACTACGACCGCACTTACACAAGTGGCTAATTGAACCAATCACAACCTACCCGGATTAG
- the msrA gene encoding peptide-methionine (S)-S-oxide reductase MsrA translates to MSLDTAIFAGGCFWCMVEPFDTFPGIKSVVSGYTGGHLANPTYEQVCAGNTGHTEAVKITFDPDVVSYDELVTIYWYQTDPTDALGQFQDRGDSYRPVIYVNSPEQRAVAEKSRTALQASGEFGDAQIVTRIEDAQPFYPAEDYHQDFYKKNPFRYAIEEQGGRAQFKRTHWQS, encoded by the coding sequence ATGAGTTTAGATACAGCGATTTTTGCGGGTGGGTGCTTCTGGTGCATGGTTGAACCCTTCGATACGTTTCCCGGTATCAAGTCGGTAGTGTCCGGGTATACGGGTGGGCACCTCGCTAACCCAACCTATGAGCAGGTTTGTGCCGGCAATACCGGTCATACGGAGGCGGTTAAAATCACTTTTGACCCAGATGTGGTTTCCTACGATGAATTAGTGACTATTTATTGGTACCAGACCGATCCCACCGACGCACTGGGTCAGTTCCAAGACCGCGGTGATAGCTACAGACCAGTAATCTACGTCAATAGTCCGGAACAGCGGGCGGTGGCGGAAAAGTCGCGGACGGCTCTGCAAGCTAGTGGCGAGTTCGGTGATGCTCAAATTGTAACCCGAATCGAAGATGCCCAGCCCTTTTACCCTGCTGAGGACTACCACCAGGATTTTTATAAGAAAAATCCCTTCCGCTACGCAATCGAAGAGCAGGGCGGTCGGGCCCAATTCAAGCGCACCCACTGGCAAAGCTAG
- a CDS encoding DUF975 family protein: MQTRRELKANARALLAGNWGTAIKLNIVPVIFQVLTGLIVSGAVASLGFYFVYFHPEIALSDFTFDFGDDYSTQQSFISGLITTYLLVGVDFSLIDWLRTESAPTAPFKKAFQAFTGKYIIPVFVLFVIQWVLLFLWTLLLFIPGIIKSFSYSQTYYLYKDLQEADASGHIGYVDYVTLSRRLMDGHKLDLFILRLSFIGWDILGWLTCGIGFIWITPYKHMTYMNFYTSLVEGHDLVSEAEALH; encoded by the coding sequence TTGCAGACACGGCGGGAATTAAAAGCAAACGCACGGGCATTATTAGCTGGCAATTGGGGAACGGCAATCAAACTAAATATCGTGCCGGTGATTTTCCAAGTGCTGACGGGATTGATAGTGAGTGGAGCAGTGGCTAGTTTGGGCTTCTACTTCGTCTATTTCCACCCGGAGATAGCGCTGAGTGATTTTACGTTCGACTTTGGCGATGACTACTCGACTCAGCAATCGTTTATTAGCGGCTTGATTACGACCTACCTGTTAGTCGGGGTGGACTTTTCACTGATTGATTGGCTACGTACCGAGTCGGCCCCAACCGCCCCGTTTAAGAAGGCCTTTCAGGCTTTTACCGGGAAGTACATTATTCCGGTCTTTGTCTTATTTGTTATCCAGTGGGTCCTGCTCTTTTTGTGGACCTTACTGTTGTTTATTCCGGGAATTATCAAGAGCTTCTCCTATTCACAGACCTACTACCTGTATAAGGACTTGCAGGAGGCCGACGCAAGCGGTCACATCGGCTACGTTGACTATGTGACCCTGAGCCGGCGCTTAATGGACGGTCATAAGTTGGACCTCTTTATCCTTCGCCTGAGTTTTATTGGCTGGGATATTCTCGGCTGGCTGACCTGCGGAATCGGCTTTATCTGGATTACACCGTATAAGCACATGACCTACATGAACTTCTATACGAGTCTGGTTGAGGGTCACGACTTGGTAAGTGAAGCAGAGGCACTGCATTAG